A section of the Oncorhynchus tshawytscha isolate Ot180627B unplaced genomic scaffold, Otsh_v2.0 Un_contig_15005_pilon_pilon, whole genome shotgun sequence genome encodes:
- the LOC121843259 gene encoding superoxide dismutase [Cu-Zn]-like, which produces MVLKAVCVLTGTGDVTGTVFFEQEGEDAPVKLTGKIAGLAPGEHGFHVHAFGDNTNGCMSAGPHFNPHNKTHGGPNDDVRHIGDLGNVTAGADNVAKINIQDKILTLTGPLSIIGRTMVIHEKADDLGKGGNEESLKTGNAGGRQACGVIGITQ; this is translated from the exons ATGGTGCTGAAGGCTGTTTGCGTGCTGACAGGAACCGGTGATGTTACCGGGACCGTGTTCTTTGAGCAGGAG GGTGAAGATGCTCCAGTGAAGCTGACCGGGAAGATTGCAGGTCTGGCCCCGGGGGAGCATGGCTTCCACGTCCACGCCTTCGGAGACAACACCAACGGCTGCATGAGTGCGGGACCCCACTTCAACCCCCACAACAAGACCCACGGAGGACCCAACGATGATGTCAG GCACATAGGGGACCTTGGCAACGTGACTGCAGGAGCTGACAATGTGGCTAAGATCAACATCCAGGACAAGATACTGACTCTCACTGGACCCCTCTCGATCATTGGCAGGACCATGGTG ATCCATGAGAAAGCTGATGACCTGGGGAAAGGAGGCAATGAGGAGAGTCTGAAGACGGGCAACGCTGGCGGTCGCCAGGCCTGTGGTGTTATTGGAATTACCCAGTAA